Part of the Nostoc sp. ATCC 53789 genome, TTCGTGGACAACATAACTATACATTTGGTAGTTTTTACGCCACGGTTCTTCTGTAGCATCAACATAAAAGCCTGCACCTGTACCAAAGTCCCAGTCATCATCCTCGCCTGCAATGCCAGTATTACGCGGACTTGTATCTGGCGCAACCAGCATCAAGCCGTACTCAGCCGCAAAGCGTTGCACTCCCCCCGCCTTAACCATGAAATTCTCTTCCGTGCAAGTCAACCCAGAGAGAAAATAGAGAATTGGCACAGGTTTATGATTTGCTTGTGGTGGTTGATAAACAGCAAAACGCATTTCACCATTACAGGTTGAGGAGAAATGACTGTAAAAGCCGAGTTTGCCACCAAAGCTTTTATATTCTGAAATGACGTTGAGGTTAGGCATTGACTATATTCTCGAACTACCCGGTAATTAGCACTATATACCGCCGTAGGCATCGCATTTCAATCAACTCTGTGACTAGGTAACTTAGTCCCGCACCTTTTACAAAACCCAGCATCTATATCATGGAAAGCCAATCCACAGTTGGAACAAACCATTTCTACCTGATTAGCAGTTTTCACAACTTGCTTAATTAAATCCCCCACTTGCCAGGGAATCAGTGCAATTCCTGTGAAAATCATCAATACCGTTAGCAAACGTCCTAATTCAGAAATTGGAATAACATCGCCAAATCCCACAGTTGTCATTGTGACAACAGAGAAATAGAATGCATCCAAAAATGTCCCGTAATTTTGAGGATTAACCGGATGCTCTACTTGATATATTAAGCCAGAATAAATAAAAACAATTGCAAATAATGTAAATAATATCCGCGCAAAGATCATGCCATCTTCAGTGCTGATAGTAGCGAATAAAAATCTTCTATCTATAAACCTGATTAATCGTAAAATCCGAAACCATCGCAGTAGCCGGATAAAGCTAATATCCACCATCCCTATAAAAAATGGCAAAATTGCCATTAGGTCAATAATCGAATAAAAGCTAAAAACATACTGAATTTTGTTTTCTGCACTCCACAAACGGAGTAAATATTCCACCGCGAATATGATAACGATCGCAGTATCGACTAGATGTAATTGAAATCGCACAGAATCAGGAATATTATAAGTTTCTGCGACAAAAATTCCTGATGATAATAGTACCAAAGCGGCAAGTGTTAAATTAATCGCCTTACCTATTGGTGTTTCTAGGTCTTTTAAGTAGAATTCTGTTTCTTGTCTGCTCAATAACATATTCGACTATTAACTAATCTTAATTCCCAGTTATAGCATCAGAAATACGATATTATTAATCACTATCCTTATATTAACCTCACTTTCTATGATTCCAGAATATTTTATGCGTTTAGCTTTGGCGCAAGCAAAAGAAGGAGATACACCTTACGGTGCTGTGATTGTTAAAGATAACGAAGTTGTTGCCGTAGCTCATAATACTGTTATCAGAGACAACGATCCATCAGCCCATGCTGAAATCAATGTTATTCGTAGTTTAACAGCTAAACTTAAAAACCATTTTTTAGAAGGTTATAGTATATATACAACTTGCGAACCTTGTCCCATGTGTGCAACTGCTTGTGTTTGGAGTGGTTTATCAGAAATTGTATATGGTGCTTCAATTCAAGACTTAATCTCGATAAATCAATCACAAATTAATCTATCTTGTGAAGAGGTAATCGCTAAATCATTTAGAAGCATTAAAGTCACCAAAGGCATTTTAAAAAATGAATGTTTGGAGTTATTTAAATAAACTACAACACATTTATAGGAATCCGGTTTGATTCCTGAATTTACTTGCGTGGATTGGGAATTGGGAAAAAAAGAGGGATACATTTGTACTGAGTTTTGTTCAAAAATCAAATAGGAGTCCTATAGCTTTTTCATTAGGTAAGCGCAAATCTTTGTGGCGATTGTCTTGAAAACTGTTATGGGCATTGCTTGGAATATTTTTTGTCCCCCACGCCGTTATATATAAGGTTGTAATACCCTTGGGACGGTCTACCACTTATTCTAAGATACAAGGTTGAGTTGAGGAACGAAACCCAAGATACGCCAGTTTTAGTTTTTAGTCTTAACCCAAGCGTATTGCTATATAAGCGGCTTCAGCCCCTTTACATTAGACATCTCCAGAAATTAATTATGCTTTACCTGAAACCTTTGTAGAGACGTTGCATTGCAACGTCTCTACATTCATTTTCGGAGATGTCTAAATATCAAGGTTGGTTTTGTGCAGCTTCATATAGAAATAGTATAAGTAACCGCAATATCGCAAATTTAGGCAAGCGATCGCGGAAATTCATATCAAATCCTCTGGCTTGCTTGTAACTTGGACTTTTGATAAGTAAAGCTGATGAGTTCCATCAGGTTTACAAAAGTGAGATAGTTGATTAAAAATTGTAAAGCATTGTAAAGTGTATTCACAGGCAAAGACAAACGAGCCTGATTCATAAATCACTAACCGCACTTATAAAACAATGACAACAACCTTACAACAGCGCTCAAGCGCTAACGTATGGGATCGATTCTGTGAATGGATCACCAGCACCAACAACCGCATCTACATCGGCTGGTTCGGCGTAGTCATGATCCCCACCTTGCTAGCAGCTACCGCTTGCTTCGTAATCGCCTTCATCGCTGCTCCTCCAGTAGACATCGATGGTATCCGCGAACCAGTAGCAGGTTCCTTGATCTACGGAAACAACATCATCTCTGGTGCAGTAGTACCTTCCTCCAACGCTATCGGCTTGCACTTCTACCCAATTTGGGAAGCAGCATCCTTAGACGAGTGGTTGTACAACGGTGGTCCTTACCAATTGGTAATTTTCCACTTCCTGATTGGCGTATTCTGCTACTTAGGTCGTGAATGGGAACTATCCTACCGCTTAGGTATGCGTCCTTGGATTGCGATCGCTTATTCTGCACCTGTTGCAGCAGCAACCGCAGTCTTCTTGGTATACCCCATCGGACAAGGTTCATTCTCTGATGGTATGCCTTTGGGTATCTCAGGAACATTCAACTTCATGATCGTGTTCCAAGCAGAACACAACATCTTGATGCACCCCTTCCACCAACTAGGTGTAGCTGGTGTATTCGGCGGAAGTTTGTTCTCTGCAATGCACGGTTCACTAGTAACCTCATCTTTGGTTCGTGAAACAACCGAAACCGAATCACAAAACTACGGTTACAAATTCGGTCAAGAAGAAGAAACCTACAACATCGTTGCAGCTCACGGCTACTTCGGTCGTCTAATCTTCCAATACGCTTCTTTCAACAACAGCCGCTCACTGCACTTCTTCTTAGCAGCATGGCCTGTAATCGGCATCTGGTTCACCGCCTTGGGTGTAAGCACAATGGCGTTCAACTTGAACGGTTTCAACTTCAACCAATCAATCATTGACTCTGAAGGTCGTGTGATTGCAACTTGGGCTGATGTAATCAACCGCGCTAACCTGGGTATGGAAGTAATGCACGAGCGTAACGCTCACAACTTCCCCTTAGATTTGGCATCTGCTGAATCTGCTCCTGTTGCTCTTTCTGCTCCTGCTATCAACGGTTAATTCTCAAGCATTAACTCAATTAGCTAAATAAGAAAGCGCTCTCCCACTTCGGGAGGGCGCTTTTAATTTAAGTTAGCGACGATAGATGAAGTATTTACTGGATACCTCTCTAAGAATTATGGGAGTTCATCGGAAAATACTAAAAGCTGAAACCTCAAAGATTCAGCAGTATGGCTAGTACTCAAGTCAGTATGAGCGCGATATCAGATTAGCGAATAACTTTACAACGGTTCAAGAAACCTGGTTTATTGCGGATATAAAGAGACTGACCAACAGCCTGTAGTCATCAAGCTGCTGAAAAACCCTTATCCCAGCTTCACAGAACTCTTGTCGGCTCTAGATATACATAGCAAAGTAATCATTGTAGATTTCCGTATTAGTCATAACTGTGATTTCTATTTGTTTCTTTTCTTCATCTGTAGCTAGACTCATGGCCGGGTTTAAGCTATCTTGGGGGATAAAATCACCACAGTATTCATTAGCTGGTACTGTTGCATTCATCTTTTGGGGATAACTCAATTTGAGATTATTCATGATTGTAATGAATTGACTACGGCTGCGATCGCTAAATCTAGGATTAAAACGCTTTTCTTCGCCAATGGTGGAAACTGTGCGTCCTTTGTAATCATGGGCGGGATATACCAAGGTATCATCTGGCAAGGTGAATAAGCGTTGTGTCACCACATCATATAGGGTTCCAGGATCGCCACCTTGAAAATCTGTGCGTCCACAACCACGAATAAATAAGGCATCACCAGTTAATAAGTGGGTTTTGTTTACCAAATATGCTATGTGACTAGCACTGTGACCTGGTGTGAAAATTGCTTCGATCGCTACTGATCCCACATCGATGATTTCGCCACCGACAAGAGAGCGATCGGCTTTCGTGACAGCAGCATTCTGGGGAACGATCACCTGACAGCCTGTTTGTTGCCTAAGTTTGCCTGCCCCTGTGATGTGATCGGCATGAAGATGAGTTTCTAGACAATAGCGTAGCTTTAATCCTAGTTCATCTAATGATTGCAAATCGCGGTCAACTTGCTCTAATACAGGGTCAACTAGAACAGCATCTCCTGTCTGTCTATCGCCAATCAGGTAAGTATAACTACTGGTTTCAGGGTCAAATAATTGCCGAAATAGTAAGCTTGACTGGGGTATCTGTGAGCCACCATCGCCTGTTTCCCTATTTAACAAAAGCATCGTGGGAATCGGACGCACACGTACTGGCAGCGACTGCAATAACGCTTGAGATAATTCCTGCGCCTGTAGCCGTAATTCTGGAACAGCAACAGTTTCCCACAAGTTGCCTTTGCGAGGAGTTCCCAAGGTATACAGCAGTGTCGAAACATTACTGTCTGCCGTATATAAAGCACCGTGGGCATCTGCATCTAATCCTAAGCCGATGGCATTGGGGCGAATTAATCCTTGCGATCGCAAATCAGCAATTAAGGGGTGAGGCGATCGGCGATAATCTGCTGCTACCCCGGTACAATTCACTACACGGTGGACGTGTAAGACAGTATTAGCATGGGTTTTGCGCTGGCATACAGTTACGGCTACACCGTCCGGCAAAGCTTGATATTCCCGAATTCGTCCGGCGGAAATGTTAAGTTGACCAGAATCCAACATTTCAGTGACAACATCTGCCACTTTGGGGGCAATGCGGTGACGATGTACGTCCCAATAGGCTGTTAGATGACGCAAAAAGCGCTGCTGTTCCTTGATCGGTAGTTTTTGCCAAATTTTCTGAATTATGGGACGCAGAGAATCAATTACCGATCGCCAATCATAGCCTTGGGCAGCTGCAACTTCCACCTCGGCACGCAGGCGATGCAACCAGCCGCGCACACTTTTTGGTGAAGTTTCTGGGGTCAAAAAGCTAGGATAAGGTTTAGCTGCTTGATGTTTTTGGGGAAATAATCCTCGTCGAGATATAGCATAAATTTTGCCCCGATGTTGGCGATCGTGCAGAGATAAAACCATATCCACCATCGTTAGTCCTGTACCAATTAGCAGCACGGGCGCATCAATATCGAGGTCTGCTAGGGCATCGGCTGACCAAGCATTCCGCAGATAACTTTCATTATTGCTGTCTGCGTTTTTGATTGCGGGTGGTGGAGAAGGCGAGTTTCCCAACGCCAACACAACTTTATCTGCGGCAAAACAGCGACCACTACGCAGAGAGACGATCGTGCCTTTTTCTTCAGGCTGTATCCCCACGACTTCATCGGTCAAACGTTCTAGTCGTACATCACTAGGTGCTGTGGCTTCTGCTTCTGCCAAAATCGACTGAATGTACAAACCATAGACCTTGCGGGGAATGAAGGTACTAGCATTGACTTCTTCAGGAAAAAATGCAGCTAATTCGTTGCGATTGTACTGAAGCCAACGCAGCAGATGTCCGGGATCATCAGGAAATGCACTCATGTTTCCGGCCGATACATTCAGCAAATGACAGTTGGTATTGGTGCTGTAAGCAATTCCCTTCCCCATTTGATGACTGCGCTCAATCAGCTTAATGATGAGAGGTTGGCTGGCAGTTTTCAATAAGTGGGTAGCAACTAGAGAACCGCTAAAGCCTCCACCAACAATAGCGATCGTGGTTGGAGTCTGGGCAGTTAAAAAACTAGGGTTCATGGCGATTTTAGTTAGAATCGATAATCCCGCCGATTGAATAAAGTCTATTTGCTAAGATTAAACGTATTTATTTCCAACCTAGATGAAATAATTAGACTTTACTTAACTTTACTTAGTATGATTTTCTATAATACCTTGCTTTCAGGTATTTAACGCCTGGTTGACTGACAAAAGTCTGAGGTCAAGAAATTGAAGCAGAGAAAAAAGGAGGCGCAAACTTCCAGAACAAATAATTTCGTCGGACTCTAATTGTTAGCTAAACACAGATAGAGGATATAGAAGCGACCTCCCCCTGTTTAACGTATTGTAGATATCGTTAGTCTGCCATCCTTGACTCTGGATTATCAATAAAATGTTAAGACTTTATCATTTATTACTAGGTTCTATTTTGCTGGTGTCAATACCACTGGGAGCAAAATTTGTTCTTCCCCAATTTTCTCCACCCAAAGAGGTAAAGTCCCCTGCTGTTGTAAAACTTCCCAACTCTAATGAGGGTAATATCTGGCAGAAAATTCTGGGAAATACTGCTGCTCCAACTAACTGGCAAGTTGCCGCTTGTGAGGGAAATTCACCTCTGTTGTGTGTCTCCTCCAGAGGCAAACGTTTGGGTACAGTTGAGATTAACATTTACCCACTAACAAACAATGAGGATTTCCGAAAAAAACTCTTAGCAGCTGGTATTCCAAGTGGTTCCCAAGTGGACTACCAAAGTTCCCAATACCAAACCCAGGTATTACCAGTACTCAAGGCTTGGGTTGCAGACCACTACGCTGCATTTGCGAAAGACCGTCAGAGTGAATATGGAAAAGAGATTACTTTCTCAGCCTATCCACCGCAACCAGTACCAATTGGTAAACTTCAGGGAATCCGCTATGGCTTCGCCGGACTCAAAGAACAAGGTGGAGTAAAAGAGCAACATATCGGTCATGTCGCCTTTGATGGCAGTAAACTCTACGTAATTACCACTGCATTCGATCCAGGTACGCAGACAGGTAAGTTTGAGCAACTGGAAAATTTGGCTATTTTTCAACCTTACTTATATGCGATCGCATCCGATCTGCGTTTACCCTAATGGTCATGGGGTATGGGGTAGGGGACATTGGGCAAAACAGTTCCGAGTGCTGAGTGCTGAGTAAAGAGTTAGGAGTTACGAATTCTCCCCCTGCTCCCCTGCTCCCTTGCCCCCTCCCCTGCCCATTCCCCAGTCCCCATCAACCTAAATCTCAGCCACCGCCCGTTCAATCAAGCGACGTGCTAAAGTTTGCGTGCCAGTGTGTTCATAATAATTTGTAGATACATCCAAGAATGCAGCCAGGTAGTCTAACTTATCATCTGCAATATCGACAAAACTGTGTAAGTTGCTAACTACCTTGTGTGGCGTTAAATTATTCGCACTGACAATACCACTCATCCAACCTTTAACTGAGTCAAAACTTTCGCCGATAAAGTTGAGTTTACTACCAGCATTGTTGCCTGGAATCACATCTTTGATATTTTGGAAAGTCGAGTTCTGTTCTAATTCATTGGGACTTGTTTGATTAATCCCAGATATGGCTTTGCTGATGAAGTCTGGGCCTAGAGGTATTAAACCATCAACACAAACTAATGCCACCATGCGGATGAGTGACTCACCACTATACTCACCTAAAGAGGCGACAAAATCGCCAATGCTGTCTCCAGGAATGCCGTTAATTTGACAGAAAGCTACCAACTCAGCCACTAACTTTAATGTCAAATCGATGGTTTGGGCTTTGTCTGGTTTGGGAGTGACAGAGTTTAAAAAACCCAATAAAGGAATTTTCTCGCCAACTTTGTTAGCTAAAGCGGCTGCACCAAGGGCTTTATCTGTACCATCAACGGTTTGATATAACCACAAAGCTGTTTGGTATCCTTGGG contains:
- a CDS encoding nucleoside deaminase, with protein sequence MIPEYFMRLALAQAKEGDTPYGAVIVKDNEVVAVAHNTVIRDNDPSAHAEINVIRSLTAKLKNHFLEGYSIYTTCEPCPMCATACVWSGLSEIVYGASIQDLISINQSQINLSCEEVIAKSFRSIKVTKGILKNECLELFK
- the psbA gene encoding photosystem II q(b) protein — translated: MTTTLQQRSSANVWDRFCEWITSTNNRIYIGWFGVVMIPTLLAATACFVIAFIAAPPVDIDGIREPVAGSLIYGNNIISGAVVPSSNAIGLHFYPIWEAASLDEWLYNGGPYQLVIFHFLIGVFCYLGREWELSYRLGMRPWIAIAYSAPVAAATAVFLVYPIGQGSFSDGMPLGISGTFNFMIVFQAEHNILMHPFHQLGVAGVFGGSLFSAMHGSLVTSSLVRETTETESQNYGYKFGQEEETYNIVAAHGYFGRLIFQYASFNNSRSLHFFLAAWPVIGIWFTALGVSTMAFNLNGFNFNQSIIDSEGRVIATWADVINRANLGMEVMHERNAHNFPLDLASAESAPVALSAPAING
- a CDS encoding FAD/NAD(P)-binding protein — translated: MNPSFLTAQTPTTIAIVGGGFSGSLVATHLLKTASQPLIIKLIERSHQMGKGIAYSTNTNCHLLNVSAGNMSAFPDDPGHLLRWLQYNRNELAAFFPEEVNASTFIPRKVYGLYIQSILAEAEATAPSDVRLERLTDEVVGIQPEEKGTIVSLRSGRCFAADKVVLALGNSPSPPPAIKNADSNNESYLRNAWSADALADLDIDAPVLLIGTGLTMVDMVLSLHDRQHRGKIYAISRRGLFPQKHQAAKPYPSFLTPETSPKSVRGWLHRLRAEVEVAAAQGYDWRSVIDSLRPIIQKIWQKLPIKEQQRFLRHLTAYWDVHRHRIAPKVADVVTEMLDSGQLNISAGRIREYQALPDGVAVTVCQRKTHANTVLHVHRVVNCTGVAADYRRSPHPLIADLRSQGLIRPNAIGLGLDADAHGALYTADSNVSTLLYTLGTPRKGNLWETVAVPELRLQAQELSQALLQSLPVRVRPIPTMLLLNRETGDGGSQIPQSSLLFRQLFDPETSSYTYLIGDRQTGDAVLVDPVLEQVDRDLQSLDELGLKLRYCLETHLHADHITGAGKLRQQTGCQVIVPQNAAVTKADRSLVGGEIIDVGSVAIEAIFTPGHSASHIAYLVNKTHLLTGDALFIRGCGRTDFQGGDPGTLYDVVTQRLFTLPDDTLVYPAHDYKGRTVSTIGEEKRFNPRFSDRSRSQFITIMNNLKLSYPQKMNATVPANEYCGDFIPQDSLNPAMSLATDEEKKQIEITVMTNTEIYNDYFAMYI
- a CDS encoding ion transporter, with the translated sequence MLLSRQETEFYLKDLETPIGKAINLTLAALVLLSSGIFVAETYNIPDSVRFQLHLVDTAIVIIFAVEYLLRLWSAENKIQYVFSFYSIIDLMAILPFFIGMVDISFIRLLRWFRILRLIRFIDRRFLFATISTEDGMIFARILFTLFAIVFIYSGLIYQVEHPVNPQNYGTFLDAFYFSVVTMTTVGFGDVIPISELGRLLTVLMIFTGIALIPWQVGDLIKQVVKTANQVEMVCSNCGLAFHDIDAGFCKRCGTKLPSHRVD